The following proteins come from a genomic window of Gossypium raimondii isolate GPD5lz chromosome 5, ASM2569854v1, whole genome shotgun sequence:
- the LOC105767540 gene encoding 1-aminocyclopropane-1-carboxylate synthase 3, translating into MLSSKASSNCHGQDSLYFLGWQVYEKNPFHEVENPTGIIQMGLAENQLSFDLVESWIRKNPDVMGLKNKDGESVFRDLALFQDYHGMPAFKNELVEYMAKIRGNKVKFDPNNLVLAAGATSANETLIFCLADPGDAILLPTPSYAGFDRDLKWRTGVEIVPIHCSSSNGFRISMFALEEAYERAQKLNLKVKGVLITNPSNPLGTTMTKDELQSLITFAIDKDIHLISDEVFSGTVFDSPCFISIMEAAMDSNLKRNIDVLSRIHIVYSLSKDLGLPGFRVGMIYSNNQTVVSAATKMSSFGLVSSQTQYLLSYMLANKKFTSNYMKRNQKRLKKRKEMLVSGLKKSGINCLKSNAGLFCWVDMRHLLCSNTFEAETDLWKKILCEVGLNISPGSSFHCSQPGWFRVCFANMNQSTLQVALRRIKDFVERSSFNYQQNMGSLSRKLISNWVRKLSSADREEQER; encoded by the exons atGTTGTCTAGTAAAGCTAGCAGCAACTGTCATGGACAGGATTCTTTATATTTTCTGGGGTGGCAAGTTTATGAGAAAAACCCATTTCATGAAGTTGAAAATCCAACAGGAATCATTCAGATGGGGCTTGCTGAGAATCAG CTTTCTTTTGACCTCGTCGAATCATGGATAAGAAAAAACCCCGACGTCATGGGACTCAAGAATAAGGATGGAGAATCTGTATTCAGGGACCTTGCTCTCTTCCAAGACTATCATGGAATGCCTGCTTTCAAAAAT GAACTGGTTGAATACATGGCAAAAATTAGAGGaaataaggttaaatttgatCCCAACAACCTTGTTCTTGCTGCTGGTGCAACTTCAGCTAATGAGACTTTAATCTTTTGCCTGGCTGATCCTGGTGATGCTATCCTTCTTCCCACGCCATCCTACGCTGG GTTTGACAGGGATTTAAAATGGAGAACTGGAGTAGAAATTGTTCCAATACATTGCTCGAGTTCAAATGGATTCAGAATCTCCATGTTTGCACTTGAAGAAGCTTATGAAAGAGCTCAAAAACTCAACCTCAAAGTTAAAGGGGTTTTGATTACGAATCCTTCAAATCCACTGGGCACAACCATGACTAAAGATGAACTTCAAAGCCTTATTACTTTCGCCATCGACAAAGACATTCATCTCATAAGCGACGAAGTTTTTTCAGGCACAGTGTTCGACTCTCCATGTTTCATAAGCATTATGGAAGCTGCAATGGACAGTAACCTTAAAAGAAACATAGATGTTTTGAGCCGCATCCACATCGTTTACAGTCTTTCTAAGGATCTAGGCTTACCGGGATTTCGTGTGGGCATGATCTATTCAAACAATCAAACCGTTGTGAGTGCAGCAACGAAGATGTCGAGTTTCGGACTGGTCTCGTCGCAAACTCAGTACCTACTGTCGTACATGCTGGCTAACAAAAAATTCACCAGCAACTACATGAAGAGGAATCAAAAGAGGctgaagaaaaggaaagagatgCTGGTGTCGGGGCTTAAAAAATCAGGCATTAATTGCTTGAAAAGCAATGCAGGGTTGTTCTGCTGGGTTGACATGAGACATCTGTTGTGTTCCAACACATTCGAAGCCGAAACTGATCTGTGGAAGAAGATATTATGCGAAGTTGGGTTGAATATCTCCCCTGGTTCATCTTTCCATTGCAGTCAACCAGGGTGGTTCAGAGTTTGCTTCGCCAATATGAACCAATCCACACTTCAAGTGGCCTTGCGACGCATCAAGGATTTCGTGGAACGTTCGAGCTTTAATTACCAGCAAAATATGGGAAGTTTAAGTAGGAAATTGATCAGCAACTGGGTTCGTAAACTATCATCAGCTGACCGTGAAGAACAAGAGCGTTAG